GGTCTTCCATTCAGTTCGAATGAAATCAACGCGAACGCGCGCCGCCGTCGCGGTCGTCGTCGCGCTTGTCCTCCTGACGGTCGTCGGAGTCGGACTCGGAGTCGGACTCGGCGTTTTCGGTCCGCTATCGGACGACACCCCCGCTAATTCGACCGACAGCGACCGCAACGAGACGTCTGCCGCCGCCGACGACCGCCCCGACGATCCCTCGACGAACGAGACGATCGGCTACGTCGAGGGCTACTGGTACGATGACTCCCTCCCCGCCGACAACCGTAGCGACGCCGCCCTCGAGGAGGGCGAACTCGAGCCGGCCGTCTACCGCTCGATGGCCCGCGTCGAGCGGCTGCGGAACGCGACCTTCGACGAGGAGGTGCCCGTCGACGTGGTCTCCCGGGCGGAGTTTCAGGCAAACAACGACGACTTATTCGTCAACGTGACGGCCGAGCGGCGCCTGCAGGAGAACGTCAACTACGAGGCGCTCTTTACGGTCGATCGGGACACCGACGCGATCGACGAAGCCGAGGCGCTCTACGGCGATTCCGTCGGCGGCTACTACGAACCGACCGAGGACCGGATCGTGATCGTCTCCAACACGCCCGACACGCCGGAGCTGAACGAGGTCGTGCTGGGCCACGAACTGGTCCACGCGCTGCAGGACCAGCGGTTCGATCTGACGAGCTACGAGCGGCCGACCATCGACGAGGACAACGCCAAGAACGGCCTCATCGAGGGCGACGCCTCGTGGATCGAATCCCGGTACGAGCGCGAGTGCGGCGACGAGTGGGACTGCGTGCTCCCCGCGAACGGCGGGCAAACGGGCTCGAGCGGCGACGGCGCGCTCGATCCGAACTGGGGGCTCTACCTCAGCATCTACCTCCCCTACGACGAGGGGCCGGAGTACGTCGACTACCTCTACGAGCAGGGCGGCTGGGAGCGGCTCAACGGCGCCTACGACGATCCGCCGACAACCAGTTCGGCGGTGATCCACCCCGGCTCGGAGCGCGAACCGGCCGGCGT
The DNA window shown above is from Halopiger xanaduensis SH-6 and carries:
- a CDS encoding Hvo_1808 family surface protein, with protein sequence MKSTRTRAAVAVVVALVLLTVVGVGLGVGLGVFGPLSDDTPANSTDSDRNETSAAADDRPDDPSTNETIGYVEGYWYDDSLPADNRSDAALEEGELEPAVYRSMARVERLRNATFDEEVPVDVVSRAEFQANNDDLFVNVTAERRLQENVNYEALFTVDRDTDAIDEAEALYGDSVGGYYEPTEDRIVIVSNTPDTPELNEVVLGHELVHALQDQRFDLTSYERPTIDEDNAKNGLIEGDASWIESRYERECGDEWDCVLPANGGQTGSSGDGALDPNWGLYLSIYLPYDEGPEYVDYLYEQGGWERLNGAYDDPPTTSSAVIHPGSEREPAGVDVPDRSNDDWTQYQVDGEPATETVGEAGMVAMFAGGAFESGEPSVIGRNALLESGEPGYEYDQPQTDGWAGDTLVTYVNESRDVDANATMDAVDHAGYVWRTEWLSSDDSREFADAYLELLEGYGAEPVDDRRNTYAIDGADYPGAYYVDRDGETVTIVRAPSVDDLDALEADAAPSGEDTLAFGDTGDENTAEPASAETNADRDGGVLAAFGRIGAAPALLALAASLLLVIGVSITTLRGRSAIATAGSVADPVPSGDRRDFAPARE